The genomic stretch CAATTTCATAATATAATCCGAACCCTGAAAAACTATATCATCGCTTTGCATAATAGGGAGAGAAATGGACACAGTGACTCCCTGACTTTGATTATTAAAGATGGAAAATGCAGCCCTATTTCCAAAGTATAACATCAAACGCTCACTCACATTTTTAATACCGATGCGGTTGTGCATTTTCTTTCTGTCAAACATGTTTATATGATGGTTTATTAAATCTCCCTTCTGCAATCCCTTCCCATTATCCTTCACTGAGATTTCAATGATATCATTCCTGATGCTTGCTTTTATCTTAATAATTCCGGGATAATCAATATTATCCAAAGCATGAAAAATTGCATTTTCGACTAAAGGCTGCAAGATAAATTTAAGAATATAGAGATGATTCGTCCTCTCTTCAATATCATAAATGACCTCAAAGGCATCGCCAAATCGGAACTTCTGAATTTCAACATAGTTTTTTATACAGTCAATTTCAT from Oceanispirochaeta sp. encodes the following:
- a CDS encoding sensor histidine kinase, with product SITNPIIKLHDTILTIEKGDLKIRASGEGPDEIGQLAVSFNHMVDRISRLMKKTLVEQKMKSDLEFQILESQINPHFLYNTLDSIKWLAVFQNVENISDMVSSLINLLKFNMSNKSKLVPLADEIDCIKNYVEIQKFRFGDAFEVIYDIEERTNHLYILKFILQPLVENAIFHALDNIDYPGIIKIKASIRNDIIEISVKDNGKGLQKGDLINHHINMFDRKKMHNRIGIKNVSERLMLYFGNRAAFSIFNNQSQGVTVSISLPIMQSDDIVFQGSDYIMKL